One genomic segment of Streptomyces sp. TLI_146 includes these proteins:
- a CDS encoding SCO family protein produces the protein MRTKYVPAAIAFAVAAALTLTACGGSDDKAKSPVTDVSADTSKKAGTVLDRPFTKPDFVLTDTQGKKFDFRERTKGRPTLIYFGYTHCPDVCPLTMGNIAVAKKQLPKADQDKLQVVFVTTDPERDTPESLGKWLKALDPSFIGLTGDFPTIQAGARSIGIGIDPATKDKDGKVVSMHGAQVIAFSPKTDQGYVLYGDTATAEDYTKDLPKIILGENP, from the coding sequence ATGCGCACCAAGTACGTGCCGGCTGCCATCGCTTTCGCGGTGGCGGCGGCACTCACCCTGACCGCGTGCGGTGGCAGCGACGACAAGGCCAAGAGCCCCGTCACCGATGTCTCCGCCGACACCAGCAAGAAGGCCGGCACCGTCCTGGACCGGCCGTTCACCAAGCCGGACTTCGTCCTGACCGACACCCAGGGCAAGAAGTTCGACTTCCGTGAGCGGACCAAGGGCAGGCCGACCCTCATCTACTTCGGCTACACCCACTGCCCCGACGTGTGCCCGCTGACGATGGGCAACATCGCCGTCGCCAAGAAGCAGCTGCCCAAGGCCGACCAGGACAAGCTCCAGGTCGTCTTCGTGACCACCGACCCCGAACGGGACACCCCCGAGTCGCTCGGCAAGTGGCTGAAGGCGCTGGACCCGTCGTTCATCGGCCTGACCGGTGACTTCCCGACCATCCAGGCCGGGGCCCGCTCGATCGGCATCGGTATCGACCCGGCGACGAAGGACAAGGACGGGAAGGTCGTGTCCATGCACGGCGCCCAGGTCATCGCCTTCTCGCCGAAGACCGACCAGGGGTACGTCCTGTACGGCGACACCGCCACCGCAGAGGACTACACCAAGGACCTGCCGAAGATCATTCTTGGAGAGAACCCGTGA
- a CDS encoding ABC transporter ATP-binding protein, with the protein MTTIDIDHTSRWFGNVVAVNDVTMSIGPGVTGLLGPNGAGKSTLINMMGGFLAPSTGSVTLDGRPIWRNEDVYRQIGIVPEREAMYDFLTGREFVVANAELHGLGAKEAQRALATVEMEYAQDRKIQTYSKGMRQRVKMASALVHDPSVLLLDEPFNGMDPRQRMQLMDLLRRMGAEGRTVLFSSHILEEVEQLAAHIEVIVAGRHAASGDFRKIRRLMTDRPHRYLIRSSDDRALAAALIADPSTAGIEVDLKEGALRIQAVDFGRFTTLLPQVAKAHGIRLLTVSPSDESLESVFSYLVAA; encoded by the coding sequence GTGACCACCATCGACATCGACCACACCTCCCGCTGGTTCGGCAACGTGGTGGCCGTCAACGACGTCACCATGTCGATCGGCCCCGGGGTGACCGGACTGCTCGGCCCCAACGGCGCCGGAAAGTCCACGCTCATCAACATGATGGGTGGTTTCCTCGCCCCCTCGACGGGAAGCGTGACGCTCGACGGACGCCCCATCTGGCGCAACGAGGACGTCTACCGGCAGATCGGCATCGTCCCCGAGCGGGAGGCGATGTACGACTTCCTTACCGGCCGAGAGTTCGTCGTCGCCAACGCCGAACTGCACGGGCTCGGGGCCAAGGAGGCCCAGCGGGCGCTCGCCACGGTCGAGATGGAGTACGCGCAAGACCGCAAGATCCAGACGTACAGCAAGGGCATGCGCCAGCGCGTGAAGATGGCGTCCGCGCTGGTCCACGACCCTTCGGTGCTGCTGCTCGACGAGCCCTTCAACGGCATGGACCCGCGCCAGCGCATGCAGCTGATGGACCTGCTGCGGCGGATGGGCGCCGAGGGCCGCACCGTCCTGTTCTCCTCGCACATCCTCGAAGAGGTCGAGCAGCTCGCCGCGCACATCGAGGTGATCGTGGCCGGGCGGCACGCGGCGAGCGGTGACTTCCGCAAGATCCGCCGACTGATGACCGACCGCCCGCACCGCTATCTGATCCGCTCCAGCGACGACCGCGCGCTCGCCGCCGCGCTGATCGCCGACCCCTCGACGGCCGGGATCGAGGTCGACCTCAAGGAGGGCGCGCTGCGCATCCAGGCGGTCGACTTCGGGCGGTTCACGACGCTGCTCCCGCAGGTCGCGAAGGCCCACGGCATCCGTCTGCTGACCGTCTCGCCGTCCGACGAGTCGCTCGAATCCGTCTTCTCCTACCTTGTAGCGGCCTGA
- a CDS encoding YcnI family protein has translation MNVSRRLAVVGAVAASSVVMLAGPALAHVSVQPEGSAAKGGYAVVNFKVPNERDDAQTVKLEVNFPADHPLASVQPQALPGWTVEVTKSKLDKPLTVHGKQINEAVTKVTWSGGKIESGYFQKFPLSIGALPTDTDKLVFKAVQTYSNGEAVRWIEEQKQGAEEPANPAPVLTLSAASADHHGGAAPASDDKKDDMAGHDDKKTEAASDSKDTDNTARVLGVVGIVIGVAGVAFGVLAGRRRDA, from the coding sequence ATGAACGTTTCCCGCCGTCTCGCCGTCGTCGGTGCCGTCGCCGCCTCGTCCGTCGTGATGCTGGCCGGCCCCGCCCTCGCGCACGTCAGCGTGCAGCCCGAGGGATCGGCCGCGAAGGGCGGCTACGCCGTCGTCAACTTCAAGGTGCCCAACGAGCGCGACGACGCGCAGACCGTGAAGCTCGAAGTGAACTTCCCGGCCGACCACCCGCTGGCGTCCGTACAGCCCCAGGCGCTGCCGGGCTGGACCGTCGAGGTCACCAAGTCCAAGCTCGACAAGCCGCTGACCGTGCACGGCAAGCAGATCAACGAGGCCGTCACCAAGGTGACCTGGAGCGGCGGCAAGATCGAGTCCGGTTACTTCCAGAAGTTCCCGCTCTCCATCGGCGCGCTGCCCACCGACACCGACAAGCTCGTCTTCAAGGCCGTCCAGACGTACAGCAACGGCGAGGCCGTCCGCTGGATCGAGGAGCAGAAGCAGGGCGCCGAGGAGCCGGCGAACCCGGCGCCGGTGCTCACGCTGTCCGCCGCCTCCGCCGACCACCACGGCGGTGCCGCGCCCGCGTCCGACGACAAGAAGGACGACATGGCCGGGCACGACGACAAGAAGACCGAGGCCGCCTCGGACTCCAAGGACACCGACAACACCGCGCGCGTGCTCGGTGTCGTGGGCATCGTCATCGGCGTCGCCGGTGTGGCCTTCGGCGTACTCGCCGGACGCCGCCGGGACGCGTGA
- the efeB gene encoding iron uptake transporter deferrochelatase/peroxidase subunit — MTDQINEINQSTDSAGAPLDMTRRRLLGTVGAAGAAGVALGATGGALVHAAVESDGSGSPELSSVGATEVPFHVKHQAGISTPLQACGHLIAFDLAPGAGRREAAALLRRWSATAKALMAGEPTGADTGVALDAGPSSLTVTFGFGRTFFDRTGLVAQRPVELDPLPDFSSDRLDPKRSNGDLWVQIGADDALVAFHALRALQKDAGAAARVRWQMNGFNRTPGATKKPMTARNLMGQIDGTGNPKPADPDFEKRIFVPDSGKPAWMANGSYAVVRRIRMLLDDWEKMPLAQQEQVIGRKKANGAPLSGGTETTAMQLDKFGPDGKLVIPDNAHARISAPEQNGGAAMLRRAFSYHDGISADGVPDAGLLFVAWQADPLRGFVPVQRKLDRGDALSAFIRHESSGLFAVPGGPRAGEYVGQLLLES; from the coding sequence ATGACCGACCAGATCAACGAGATCAACCAGAGCACCGACAGCGCCGGCGCGCCCCTCGACATGACCCGTCGGCGCCTGCTCGGCACGGTGGGAGCGGCCGGCGCGGCCGGTGTCGCGCTGGGCGCGACGGGCGGCGCGCTCGTCCACGCCGCCGTCGAGTCGGACGGGTCGGGGAGTCCCGAGCTGTCCTCGGTCGGCGCCACCGAGGTCCCGTTTCACGTGAAACACCAAGCGGGGATCTCCACTCCGCTTCAGGCCTGCGGTCATCTGATCGCCTTCGACCTCGCGCCCGGCGCCGGGCGCAGGGAGGCGGCGGCGCTGCTGCGGCGCTGGTCGGCGACGGCGAAGGCGCTGATGGCGGGCGAGCCGACGGGCGCGGACACCGGGGTCGCGCTGGACGCGGGCCCGTCCTCGCTCACCGTCACGTTCGGCTTCGGCCGCACCTTCTTCGACCGTACGGGCCTGGTGGCGCAGCGCCCCGTCGAGCTGGACCCGCTGCCGGACTTCTCCTCGGACCGGCTGGACCCCAAGCGCTCCAACGGCGATCTGTGGGTGCAGATCGGCGCGGACGACGCCCTGGTGGCCTTCCACGCGCTGCGCGCGCTCCAGAAGGACGCGGGCGCGGCGGCCCGGGTGCGCTGGCAGATGAACGGCTTCAACCGGACGCCCGGCGCCACGAAGAAGCCGATGACGGCCCGCAACCTGATGGGCCAGATCGACGGCACCGGCAACCCCAAGCCCGCCGACCCCGACTTCGAGAAGCGGATCTTCGTCCCGGACAGCGGGAAGCCGGCGTGGATGGCGAACGGCTCGTACGCGGTGGTGCGCCGGATCAGGATGCTGCTCGACGACTGGGAGAAGATGCCGCTCGCCCAGCAGGAGCAGGTGATCGGCCGCAAGAAGGCGAACGGCGCCCCTCTTTCGGGCGGTACCGAGACGACCGCGATGCAGCTCGACAAGTTCGGCCCGGACGGCAAGCTGGTCATCCCCGACAACGCGCACGCCCGCATCTCCGCGCCCGAGCAGAACGGCGGCGCCGCGATGCTGCGGCGCGCCTTCTCGTACCACGACGGGATCTCGGCGGACGGGGTGCCGGACGCGGGCCTGCTCTTCGTCGCCTGGCAGGCCGACCCGCTGCGGGGCTTCGTACCGGTGCAGCGCAAGCTCGACCGGGGCGACGCGCTGTCGGCGTTCATCCGGCACGAGTCGAGCGGTCTGTTCGCGGTGCCCGGCGGGCCGCGCGCGGGCGAGTACGTGGGTCAGCTGTTGCTGGAGTCGTGA
- a CDS encoding rhomboid-like protein has product MTTLHGPGTRRAPEPARPVRAWVRSSPGTHIWLVVIAITSIVIELSSQDLGHYLLHRNSSNIHELTKHPAQSLFTSAFWIEDPSSFLLYLVLFELVHAPVERWIGTVRWLIAVAAAHVAATLVSQEVVLWSIQNHEVPKRMAHVVDIGVSYGLAASAGLLVYRLPRPWRWLYLACVVAFFGMPLLTGGTFTDIGHGVALAIGLACWPLTRAKSVASNGRAVHSG; this is encoded by the coding sequence ATGACGACGCTTCACGGTCCGGGCACGCGCCGGGCCCCCGAGCCGGCCCGGCCGGTGCGGGCCTGGGTGCGTTCCTCACCGGGGACGCACATCTGGCTGGTGGTCATCGCGATCACCAGCATCGTCATCGAACTGTCCAGCCAGGACCTCGGGCACTATCTGCTGCACCGCAACAGCAGCAACATCCACGAGCTCACCAAGCACCCCGCACAGTCGCTGTTCACCAGCGCCTTCTGGATCGAGGACCCGTCCTCGTTCCTGCTGTACCTGGTGCTCTTCGAGCTCGTCCACGCGCCCGTGGAGCGCTGGATCGGCACCGTGCGGTGGCTGATCGCGGTCGCCGCCGCCCATGTCGCGGCCACGCTGGTCAGCCAGGAGGTGGTGCTGTGGAGCATCCAGAACCACGAGGTGCCCAAGCGGATGGCGCACGTCGTGGACATCGGGGTCAGCTATGGGCTCGCCGCTTCGGCGGGGCTGCTCGTGTACCGGCTGCCGCGGCCCTGGCGGTGGCTCTACCTCGCGTGCGTGGTGGCGTTCTTCGGGATGCCGCTGCTGACGGGGGGCACGTTCACGGACATCGGGCACGGAGTCGCGCTGGCCATCGGGCTGGCCTGCTGGCCGCTGACCAGGGCTAAATCAGTGGCTTCGAACGGGCGTGCGGTGCACAGTGGTTGA
- the serS gene encoding serine--tRNA ligase, whose product MIDLRLLREDPDRVRASQRARGEDVALVDALLSADERRRSSGVRFDELRSEQKALGKLIPKASPEERAELLQKAEQLKADVKSAEAEQNEADEAAKRLLLQLGNIVHEDVPVGGEEDFVVLETHGTIRDFGAEGFEPKDHLELGEALGAIDVERGAKVSGSRFYYLTGVGALLELALVNAAIAQATEAGFIPMLTPALVRPRAMEGTGFLGQAAENVYHLEKDDYYLVGTSEVPLAAYHMDEIIDAEKLPLRYAGFSPCFRREAGTYGKDTRGIFRVHQFDKVEMFSYVHPDDAENEHKRLLDWEKQWLTGLELPFQVIDVATGDLGASASRKYDCEAWIPTQGKYRELTSASNCDGFQARRLSVRMRDTSEGKSKVAPLATLNGTLCAVPRTIVAILENHQQADGSVRVPAVLRPYLGGREVLEPIAK is encoded by the coding sequence GTGATTGACCTTCGCCTGCTCCGTGAGGACCCCGACCGTGTTCGCGCCTCCCAGCGCGCCCGTGGAGAGGACGTCGCGCTCGTCGACGCCCTGCTCTCAGCCGACGAGCGGCGCAGGTCGTCCGGCGTCCGCTTCGACGAGCTGCGCTCCGAGCAGAAGGCGCTCGGCAAGCTCATCCCCAAGGCCTCGCCCGAGGAGCGCGCCGAGCTCCTGCAGAAGGCCGAGCAGCTCAAGGCCGACGTCAAGAGCGCCGAGGCCGAGCAGAACGAGGCGGACGAGGCGGCCAAGCGCCTCCTGCTCCAGCTCGGCAACATCGTCCACGAGGACGTGCCGGTCGGCGGCGAGGAGGACTTCGTCGTCCTGGAGACGCACGGCACCATCCGCGACTTCGGGGCCGAGGGCTTCGAGCCCAAGGACCACCTGGAGCTCGGCGAGGCGCTGGGCGCCATCGACGTCGAGCGCGGCGCCAAGGTCTCCGGCTCGCGCTTCTACTACCTGACGGGCGTCGGCGCGCTCCTGGAGCTCGCCCTCGTCAACGCGGCGATCGCGCAGGCCACCGAGGCCGGCTTCATCCCGATGCTCACCCCGGCGCTGGTCCGCCCGCGCGCCATGGAGGGCACCGGCTTCCTCGGCCAGGCCGCGGAGAACGTGTACCACCTGGAGAAGGACGACTACTACCTGGTCGGCACCTCCGAGGTCCCGCTCGCCGCGTACCACATGGACGAGATCATCGACGCGGAGAAGCTGCCGCTGCGCTACGCGGGCTTCTCGCCGTGCTTCCGCCGCGAGGCCGGTACGTACGGCAAGGACACCCGGGGCATCTTCCGGGTCCACCAGTTCGACAAGGTCGAGATGTTCTCGTACGTCCACCCGGACGACGCCGAGAACGAGCACAAGCGGCTCCTGGACTGGGAGAAGCAGTGGCTGACCGGCCTCGAACTGCCCTTCCAGGTGATCGACGTGGCCACCGGTGACCTGGGCGCCTCCGCCTCGCGCAAGTACGACTGCGAGGCGTGGATCCCGACGCAGGGCAAGTACCGCGAGCTGACCTCGGCCTCCAACTGCGACGGCTTCCAGGCGCGCCGTCTGTCGGTCCGCATGCGTGACACCAGCGAGGGCAAGAGCAAGGTCGCCCCGCTGGCCACCCTGAACGGCACGCTGTGCGCGGTGCCGCGCACCATCGTGGCGATCCTGGAGAACCACCAGCAGGCCGACGGCTCGGTGCGGGTCCCGGCCGTGCTCCGCCCGTACCTGGGCGGCCGCGAGGTGCTGGAGCCCATCGCCAAGTGA
- a CDS encoding HAD family hydrolase, protein MSTAPGKPFPYKLIATDLDGTLLRSDETVSERTREALAAATAAGAAHIVVTGRAVPWTRHILDDLGYQGLAVCGQGAQVYHAGEHRLLTSVTLDRQLAGLALSKIEAEVGPLALAASRDGLDGEVLVGPGYRVQEGSLPVVAFDQVAELWSAPLNKVYIQHPELGDDELARIARQVVGSLVDVVMAGEGVVELLPLGLSKATGLSLAARRLGCRSTDTIAFGDMPNDIPMFGWAEHGVAMANAHDELKAVAHEITASNEDDGIAVVLEQLLGA, encoded by the coding sequence GTGAGCACCGCCCCGGGGAAGCCGTTCCCGTACAAGCTGATCGCGACCGATCTGGACGGGACGCTGCTGCGCTCCGACGAGACCGTTTCGGAGCGCACCCGTGAAGCGCTCGCCGCGGCCACCGCGGCGGGCGCGGCCCACATCGTGGTGACCGGCCGCGCGGTGCCCTGGACCCGGCACATCCTGGATGACCTGGGGTACCAGGGGCTCGCGGTGTGCGGCCAGGGCGCGCAGGTCTACCACGCGGGCGAGCACCGGCTGCTGACGTCGGTGACGCTGGACCGCCAGCTGGCGGGGCTCGCGCTGTCGAAGATAGAGGCCGAGGTGGGCCCGCTGGCGCTGGCCGCGAGCCGGGACGGGCTCGACGGCGAGGTGCTGGTCGGCCCCGGCTACCGGGTCCAGGAGGGCTCGCTGCCGGTCGTCGCCTTCGACCAGGTCGCCGAGCTGTGGTCGGCGCCGCTCAACAAGGTCTACATACAGCACCCGGAGCTCGGTGACGACGAGCTGGCACGGATCGCGCGCCAGGTCGTCGGCAGCCTGGTCGACGTGGTGATGGCGGGCGAGGGCGTGGTGGAGCTGCTTCCGCTGGGCCTGAGCAAGGCGACGGGCCTGTCGCTGGCCGCGCGGCGGCTCGGCTGCCGGTCGACGGACACGATCGCGTTCGGCGACATGCCCAACGACATCCCGATGTTCGGCTGGGCCGAGCACGGCGTGGCCATGGCCAACGCCCACGACGAGCTGAAGGCCGTCGCCCACGAGATCACCGCGTCCAACGAGGACGACGGGATCGCCGTGGTGCTGGAGCAGTTGCTGGGCGCGTGA
- a CDS encoding copper resistance protein CopC, with protein sequence MTATAPRFGTALARLLLVAAALLGAVFATASPASAHAAVTATNPKDGAVVASAPKDVDLTFSEQVAMDNKSIRVLDPNGKRADTGELLNLCSGSIVKYGVSLRDGLPKGTYTVAWQAVSADSHPVAGAFTFSIGAPSKTSVSLSAPDVGGGLVGALYDTMRYAAYAGFILFTGGGAFVLACWQRGASVRPVQRLVVGGWLTMTAATIALLLLRTPYTGSGELADAFDLDGLKAVLQTKSGAALSSRLLLLSAAALFISVLFGAYAKREDEEKKDLTYGLAIGGFVVAAGIAATWALAEHASTGIQTALAMPVAVVHLLSVATWLGGLATLLVALHLTPAVERAAVRRFSRIAFWSVAVLAATGVYQAWRQVGSWSALTGTGYGQILLVKAGLIAVLLSAAYISRRWTGQLSEHAAPEAEAASIVEQRTAEPEPELIEEPEPVSVPDDAKGPADRKRAQQLARQQAAMTIAREKRIRDADPQRSGLRRSVLTEAGVAVAVLAAATILSSTEPGRTQEAAAAAQSNTQVAVPDRPISLRIPFDTGGKNGKGTVRLTLDPGRTGANEMHVWTDDAAAKPLDAPEVRVAFTLTAKAIGPLPVAPERITRGHWSASGVQLPMPGDWQVSVTVRTSDIDQVTVDKNIKIG encoded by the coding sequence ATGACGGCCACCGCCCCACGCTTCGGAACCGCCCTGGCCCGGCTGCTGCTCGTCGCGGCAGCCCTGCTCGGCGCGGTGTTCGCGACCGCTTCCCCCGCCTCGGCGCACGCCGCGGTCACCGCGACCAACCCGAAGGACGGGGCGGTGGTCGCCTCCGCCCCCAAGGACGTCGACCTCACCTTCTCCGAGCAGGTCGCCATGGACAACAAGTCCATCCGGGTCCTCGACCCGAACGGCAAGCGCGCCGACACCGGCGAACTGCTCAACCTGTGCAGCGGCTCCATCGTGAAGTACGGAGTGAGCCTGCGCGACGGGCTGCCCAAGGGCACCTACACCGTGGCCTGGCAGGCCGTCTCGGCCGACAGCCACCCGGTCGCGGGCGCCTTCACGTTCTCCATCGGCGCCCCCTCCAAGACCTCCGTCTCGCTGTCCGCCCCGGACGTCGGCGGCGGTCTGGTCGGCGCGCTCTACGACACCATGCGCTACGCCGCCTACGCCGGCTTCATCCTCTTCACCGGCGGCGGCGCCTTCGTCCTGGCCTGCTGGCAGCGCGGCGCCTCGGTGCGCCCGGTGCAGCGGCTCGTCGTCGGCGGCTGGCTGACGATGACCGCGGCCACCATCGCGCTGCTGCTTCTGCGCACCCCCTACACCGGCTCCGGGGAGCTCGCGGACGCCTTCGACCTCGACGGGCTCAAGGCTGTCCTGCAGACCAAGTCCGGTGCCGCGCTCAGCTCCCGGCTGCTGCTGCTCAGCGCGGCCGCGCTGTTCATCTCCGTACTGTTCGGCGCGTACGCCAAGCGCGAGGACGAGGAGAAGAAGGACCTCACCTACGGCCTCGCCATCGGCGGCTTCGTGGTGGCCGCCGGCATCGCCGCCACCTGGGCGCTCGCCGAGCACGCCTCGACCGGCATCCAGACGGCGCTCGCGATGCCCGTCGCGGTGGTGCACCTGCTGTCCGTGGCGACCTGGCTGGGCGGGCTCGCGACCCTGCTGGTGGCGCTGCACCTGACGCCCGCGGTGGAGCGGGCGGCGGTGCGGCGGTTCTCCCGGATCGCCTTCTGGAGCGTCGCCGTCCTGGCGGCGACCGGCGTCTACCAGGCCTGGCGCCAGGTCGGCTCCTGGTCCGCGCTGACCGGGACCGGTTACGGGCAGATCCTGCTGGTGAAGGCCGGGCTGATCGCGGTGCTGCTCTCGGCCGCGTACATCTCCCGCCGCTGGACCGGGCAGCTCTCCGAGCACGCGGCCCCCGAGGCCGAGGCGGCCTCCATCGTCGAGCAGCGAACGGCCGAGCCCGAGCCCGAGCTCATCGAGGAGCCGGAGCCGGTGAGCGTGCCGGACGACGCCAAGGGCCCGGCCGACCGCAAACGCGCCCAGCAGCTGGCCCGCCAGCAGGCCGCCATGACAATCGCGCGCGAGAAGCGCATCCGCGACGCCGACCCACAGCGGTCGGGGCTGCGGCGCTCGGTGCTCACCGAGGCCGGGGTCGCGGTGGCGGTGCTCGCCGCCGCCACGATCCTGTCGTCGACCGAGCCGGGGCGTACGCAGGAGGCCGCGGCCGCCGCCCAGTCGAACACCCAGGTGGCCGTGCCGGACCGGCCGATCAGCCTCCGCATCCCCTTCGACACCGGCGGCAAGAACGGCAAGGGCACGGTCCGCCTCACCCTGGACCCGGGCCGCACCGGCGCCAACGAGATGCACGTGTGGACGGACGACGCCGCCGCCAAGCCGCTGGACGCGCCGGAGGTGAGGGTCGCCTTCACACTGACCGCCAAGGCGATCGGCCCGCTGCCCGTCGCGCCCGAGCGCATCACCCGGGGACACTGGAGCGCGAGCGGCGTCCAGCTTCCGATGCCGGGCGACTGGCAGGTGTCCGTGACCGTGCGGACCTCCGACATCGACCAGGTCACCGTCGACAAGAACATCAAGATCGGCTGA
- the pheA gene encoding prephenate dehydratase, with product MSATRYTYLGPEGTFTEAALRTLPEAATRELVPMVSVPAALDAVRNGEAAAALVPIENSVEGGVTATLDELASGEPLMIYREVLLPIAFALLVRPGTKLSDVKTVTGHPVAQPQVRNWLRTHLPEALWESAASNADGARLVQEGRFDAAFAGEFAAATYGLEPLVTEIHDAENAETRFVLVGRPARPAAPTGADKTSVVIWLGDDHPGALLELLQEFAVRGVNLMLIQSRPTGAGIGNYCFAVDAEGHISDRRVGEALMGLKRICPKVRFLGSYPRAGVTADEVRTARPGTSDAEFVAAAEWLARSQDGRA from the coding sequence ATGTCCGCCACGCGATACACGTATCTCGGTCCCGAAGGCACCTTCACCGAGGCCGCCCTGCGCACGCTGCCGGAGGCGGCGACCCGTGAGCTGGTGCCGATGGTGTCCGTGCCCGCCGCGCTCGACGCGGTACGCAACGGGGAGGCCGCGGCCGCGCTCGTGCCCATCGAGAACTCGGTGGAGGGCGGGGTCACCGCGACCCTGGACGAGCTGGCCTCCGGCGAGCCGCTGATGATCTACCGCGAGGTGCTGCTGCCGATCGCCTTCGCGCTGCTCGTGCGGCCGGGGACGAAGCTGTCGGACGTCAAGACGGTGACCGGGCACCCGGTGGCCCAGCCGCAGGTGCGCAACTGGCTGCGCACCCATCTGCCCGAGGCGCTGTGGGAGTCGGCCGCGTCCAACGCGGACGGCGCCCGCCTGGTCCAGGAGGGCCGGTTCGACGCGGCGTTCGCGGGCGAGTTCGCGGCGGCGACGTACGGGCTGGAGCCGCTGGTCACCGAGATCCACGACGCGGAGAACGCGGAGACGCGGTTCGTGCTGGTGGGCCGCCCGGCCCGGCCCGCCGCGCCGACCGGGGCGGACAAGACGTCCGTGGTGATCTGGCTGGGCGACGACCACCCGGGCGCGCTGCTCGAACTGCTCCAGGAGTTCGCCGTACGCGGGGTCAACCTGATGCTCATCCAGTCCCGGCCGACGGGCGCGGGCATCGGCAACTACTGCTTCGCGGTGGACGCCGAGGGCCACATCTCGGACCGGCGCGTCGGCGAGGCGCTGATGGGGCTGAAGCGGATCTGCCCGAAGGTGCGCTTCCTCGGCTCGTACCCGCGCGCGGGCGTGACGGCCGACGAGGTGCGCACGGCACGGCCGGGGACCTCGGACGCCGAGTTCGTGGCGGCGGCGGAGTGGCTGGCGCGCAGCCAGGACGGCCGGGCCTGA
- a CDS encoding copper chaperone PCu(A)C, translating into MNRRTTLASAIALTAGLALAACSSDSSDAKPDLKVSQAFMPQPVSADMAGGFLVVKNDSKTADKLTKVTSDISDDVTIHETKNQKMQEVKAFDIPANGRLDLERGGSHIMFMGLKKKPKQGEKVSIELHFEKTGTVKVELPVKESTYNPKHH; encoded by the coding sequence GTGAACCGCCGCACCACCCTCGCCTCCGCCATAGCCCTGACCGCCGGGCTGGCGCTGGCGGCCTGCTCGTCCGACAGCTCCGACGCCAAGCCCGACCTGAAGGTCAGCCAGGCCTTCATGCCGCAGCCGGTCAGCGCCGACATGGCGGGCGGGTTCCTGGTCGTGAAGAACGACAGCAAGACCGCGGACAAGCTCACCAAGGTCACCAGTGACATCTCCGACGACGTCACGATCCACGAGACCAAGAACCAGAAGATGCAGGAGGTGAAGGCCTTCGACATCCCGGCGAACGGCCGACTCGACCTCGAACGGGGCGGCAGCCACATCATGTTCATGGGTCTGAAGAAGAAGCCGAAGCAGGGCGAGAAGGTCTCCATCGAGCTGCACTTCGAGAAGACCGGCACGGTCAAGGTCGAACTGCCGGTCAAGGAATCCACCTACAACCCGAAGCACCACTGA
- a CDS encoding ABC transporter permease: MYNPTVARLTYRALLGRRRAAILCVLPVLLIVIAAAVRSFSGADDQVAANLLGGFALATMVPLIGVIAGTGAIGPEIDDGSIVYLLAKPVKRPTIIFTKLIVAIAVTMAFSAVPTFIAGMILNGNGQQIAIAYTVAALVASIAYAAVFLLLGTVTRHAVVFGLVYALVWESLFGNLVPGARTLSVQQWSLALAERIGTNGFITSDVGLPAAVVLLTAVTVLATWYAGQKLRTLKLAGEE; encoded by the coding sequence ATGTACAACCCCACAGTCGCCCGGCTCACCTACCGGGCCCTGCTCGGCCGCCGCCGGGCCGCCATCCTCTGCGTGCTGCCGGTGCTGCTGATCGTCATCGCGGCGGCGGTCCGGTCCTTCAGCGGCGCCGACGACCAGGTCGCGGCCAATCTGCTGGGCGGGTTCGCGCTCGCCACGATGGTCCCGCTGATCGGTGTCATCGCGGGCACCGGAGCCATCGGGCCCGAGATCGACGACGGCTCGATCGTCTATCTGCTGGCCAAGCCGGTGAAACGCCCGACGATCATCTTCACCAAGCTGATCGTGGCGATCGCGGTGACCATGGCCTTCTCGGCCGTCCCCACCTTCATCGCCGGAATGATCCTCAACGGCAACGGCCAGCAGATCGCGATCGCCTACACGGTCGCGGCCCTGGTCGCCTCGATCGCGTACGCGGCGGTCTTCCTGCTCCTGGGCACGGTCACCCGGCACGCGGTGGTCTTCGGCCTGGTCTACGCGCTGGTCTGGGAGAGCCTGTTCGGCAACCTGGTCCCCGGCGCGCGCACGCTGAGCGTCCAGCAGTGGTCGCTCGCCCTCGCCGAGCGGATCGGCACGAACGGCTTTATCACCTCGGACGTCGGCCTGCCGGCCGCGGTCGTCCTGCTGACGGCGGTCACGGTCCTGGCGACCTGGTACGCGGGCCAGAAGCTGCGGACGCTGAAGCTGGCCGGGGAGGAGTGA